In Thunnus albacares chromosome 1, fThuAlb1.1, whole genome shotgun sequence, the DNA window gtgagggaagagagagagcgatgatatgcaacacacaatatatgtgTCAAATCCTTATGAAAAAGACATACAATCGCAACCTCACTAGTTCTGGGAAATATTTATGGTTACTGCAACACAATGCAAAATATAAATTCTTGTTGATGTCAAAGAAACGGTTTTACAGCTCAAAGAAAGATATGctacagaaaatgtattaatagGTGGTGATCTGAACATGGTTCTGGATGAGAGGCCCACTATCACACTGCCCTCTTGTGATGATTTTATGAATTGCTTTAATTCACAAAATGTTACTCGTAAACTGGAGTTTGACTGTTCAGGAAGATGTTTGAAGTCTGTAAATCGCTCTCAGGCAAAAGTAATTCACACTTGTCATCAGAAAACCAGTTAATAATCCCCATTTAAAACTAATCAATATAATCCTCTCTGCAGTCGCCACGCCCACGTCTGGATTCAAATCTGGCGCCCACCACCCACAGTCACAGCTCGACCACGCCCCTTTACTCCCTCGGGTGCTGTGTGTGCGCATGCTCAGTTGCCTCTTAAGGGCCTCCATTTTGTGTTGGGCCCACTCTCCTGGAGCAAAGCGGGGGAAAATTATTAGCCCGACCCACATAGCACGTACAGACGTCCTCAGCGGGACTGAAAGGAGCTGCAGCCGCCGTCGCAGCTTTTGGGTCAACATAACAGGAGGAAAAGAAGCACTCGGCGGTGAGTAAAGTGGCTACTTTGGCCCCAAACACGGAAACGTTTTTGTAGGAGCCGTCGCCGGCCTCTAGGTGTCACGGTCGGGCTTACCGGCCAGGCGGCTGGCGGGGGGTGTTTGTCTCCCTCTATCGTTATCCAAAATTCACTAAATCCGTCTCTAAACTGCAACTGCCTCTCTCAGTCGAGTGTTTTCGTGGTTTTTGGCTGATATTTTTGGGGCTGATTGCACCGGGATGGTTGCGCTTATCAGCATTTCTGTTTTAAGTTTGTTCAGGCCTGACGTCCATCTTCTCGTGccctttgtttcctgttttcagaCGTACTCGCGCCTCCCAGTTCAACAACTAACACGAGTTGATGTTAAAGTAGTTTTTATTACCATTTGATCAATGATACACTAATAACTGGTCGCTACGGGCTGCTCGCTACAATAGAAACGTTTCTAACAAAGGCGAAAGAGCGACTTTGTAGcgctgattgattgattgatcgacTTATCAACAGATGCACACAATCAATCGTCTAATCAGCACAGCTTAGCACACGAGTTTTCACCCAGTTTACCTCGCTGTTGGACAGTTTCTATAATGCAGTCTTGCACAACAGACTAACAGACGTTGTGTTTCCTCATAACATATTGTTGACTTGAGTTTTGCACTAAGTTCCTGTAACTCACCGCTTTAACTGACTCTTACATGCACAAAACTCTGCCCTAGTTTCTATAAAACTCAACCCAGAAGCCGTTATATTCATTATATATTTAACTCTGAGTCTGTATAACCTGTTTTGAACTTCTGGTTTTCCACATATTTAGttaagtaatttttaaaaaaaatgacagcccAGCTCTTGTAGTTGGACTGTTAACTTACACGTTAAATAAGGAAACACAGTTCAGAAAGTTGAATAGTCAGTAAACAAAGTCATTGATGATCCTTCAATGATCTATTAGAGGGTCAGTTCatctaaaagacaaaacaactgcCCCTAATGTAGACTAACTACACTACAGTTACTGAGTTTCCCACTGCTGACGCTACTAACCAATGGTGgtaaatgtggttttatttgtggAGCTCACAGCATTGAGCTTATTAAAAGTAAGTTGTAAATGTCCCAGATCTCACTGTGGGcagtattttactattttaatcttttctcaGAAAAATTGTTCCTGATGAACACCGTTCACTGGGGCCTGTGAATTGTTCGTGATGTCTCTATGAAGACACTTTTGGTTTCGAGTTGGTGGTCAAACGTCAGCCCTGTTTTCAGTACTTCTGAGCACCACGAGCTAAAATCTATTCACTTCAGTTGTTACTGGTATGTCTGGCTGATGGTTCAGTAGAGGATATCTCAAAAACTCTGCTAACAAGGGCTCAATACCACTGGAGAAATGTGAGCAATACAgaatttttgtgattatttgacatttagaagctttttgtttgttcaacTGGTATAATGTTACCTGCATCTCATCAATTGTAATTAAGGTAGAGATGATAActattatttttaacattacagCATTAATACATTGCTAGAGTGAACATTTAAGTGGTGTAATATCCAAACGAGAGGACTGTAACTGTGAACACCAGTAGCTGCTATATTATATCCCCTCAAAACCTTTTAGATTTATGAGTGATAGCTCCCCCCTCTGTTTGTTCCAGCACACAACTTACtttaaatgaaagtaaaactgagtgttcacatttgatttttatcaaCTGAAATGTAGTTTGTCAATATTACATGGTTCATTTGTACCCAAATGTTGTCACAGTTTAAAACATTGTTCAAGAAGAGATTGGAATCATGACTCTGAGTCTGGTTAGCAGATATTTCCCACGATAGTCATTTTGGAACCATGAATGACAGTTAAAACGTTTTCCTGCcatgaacatttattattaaaaccACATTCACAGATGCTCACTTTTGTCAAATTTTTGTCTCCTCTATTTAAGAGTGTTGGTCGGCCCGTTGCCATGGAGGGCGAGGTTGTTTCCATGGAGACCGCTCAGGCTGCTGCCCTGGCTCCTGAAGGGAAGGTCCTGCCAGAGGGCGGAGAGGCGTTGATCCAAGGAGCAGCCATAGCTCCACAAGGAGAGGTGGCTGGTAACATGGAGATGATGGTGATGGACGCTCTCGATCCGACTCTGCTGCAAATGAAGACTGAGGTCTTGGAGGGAGGCGGCACAGTGACTGTTACTGGTGGAGAGGAGGGTCAGATCATCACCCTCCAGGTAGGTGTGGGTCATGGTTTAAGCTAATGATGGGTTGTCAGTAATTTTCtatgatgtaaaacattttttttgacaattaATTCTTCTGTGTAGGTGGTGAACATGGAGGAGCAGGCAGGTGCTGCTTTAGGTCTTGGTCAGCTTCAGCTGGTGCAGGTACCGGTCACAACAGCGACTGTAGAGGGGTTCCAGGCCACCTACGTTGATGCTTCAGCAGCTAACAAGGAAGCAGATCCGGTTATCTGTCACACTCTTCCCTTGCCTGAGGGCTTCCAGGTGAGACATGATTGTGGACTACTGTGAAACAAAATCAGTCCTTTTTGAATTATGTCCTCTTAAGATGTGAAACATGTGAACTCTGACGATGAAAAGAGTCTGGTCAacaaaaatcttttcttttagGTGGTGAAAGTGGGTGCCAATGGAGAAGTGGAGACCGTGGAGCAGGAGGAGCTCCAGGCAGCCCATGACGAGCTTCAAGGGACaaggggagagggggaggaggaagaggaagcagCAGAACAGGAACCCTCTGAGCCCCAGCAAGAAGACCCTGATTGGCACAAGGACTCAGACTACCAGCCCATTACCGCTATCcgtaaaggaaagaaaggaaagaagagcCGCCTGCGCTATGCAGAGGGTGATCGTGACATGGATGTTTCTGTGTACGACTTTGAAGAAGAGCAACAGGAGGGGCTGCTGTCCGAGGTGAATGCTGAGAAGGTTGTGGGCAACATGAAGCCACCTAAACCCACCAAGATCAAGAAAAAAGGTTTGACTTAAACACTTTCTTGATGTACTATATCGAAACATGTTGACTGGCTATATGAACTTTCTCTTTATGATCCTAAAATGGGCTTGTTTATGgtgtttttatattaaaccATTATCTCTACTTTTTGCGTGCAGGTGTTAAGAAGACTTTCCAGTGTGAGCTGTGTAGCTACACCTGTCCTCGTCGCTCCAACCTGGACCGACACATGAAGAGCCACACAGACGAGAGACCGCATAAATGCCACCTGTGTGGACGGGCCTTTAGAACAGTCACACTGCTGAGAAACCACctcaacacacatacaggtatTTAAATAGTTCATATGTAGACATCAATGTGCTGATAATGGAaacatttttgatcatttaaagCTTCTTGAAATTTGGCgtgaaatagtaaaaatgcataTTGGACATCAAAGCtgagtgtctcattaagcatccacaaaaaACTGAGTGAAAATAAACGTTCAGAACTATTAGAAAAcctagttttaaaaaaacagctaattTTGATGTTTAGACCATTTCTCAAGACTGGAGACGTGGTAGAACACGTTTTGATTGACACCCGCACCGgctactgggggctggctaactacagtaGGTAACGACTGGGTTTCCATGGTTTGGAGCCTTGCCTCCAACGCAgtaaataaactatttattacATGAACCATTATCACTAAAAGAGGCAGAGGTATAGCTAAACATAAGACACACTGTATAAGTGAGAACAGGAGAgggaagccatcgctaactgctaagctaaagtaACCAGCTGATCTGAAAAGCATGTAAACAACTGGGATCAGCGAGAAAGTCACTAAATGAAGGAGCGGGCTAAAAGTGCTTAAGTAGAACTAGTATGagtttaaatgtacagcaaGTAATTAGCCgcagtaatgaagaatataaCAAAatcaactgggttgagatgcAGAAACGCCACCACTAACACAGAAACTACAGCAACCGGAGATGAGACAATACACTTACCGCAGCACATCACGTCGTTTATGATTAGTTCACAGAATTGATCGCGTAATTTTTGTAATAAATGTCCGAGCATAACCACGCCCAATTCAGACCCAATATCAGGAAAGTttacaaaaacttaaatgacaATGTTTTGAATTTGGATTGAAACTAATTTCTAATACTTTTTAGATGCTTACTGTTATGTACATAAGACCCTAAATTACATAGTTAGAAGGCTGTTGTGGATTTAGGTTTCCAGTGgctttaaatgattaatgaattaaacatttctATCAGAGCTGGCCAGATGGAGGATTTACCTGAATTTTCTTAGACCAAAAAGATTGGGCTTTTGTTTTGCTTAAATTGTGCTACTGTTTGTCTTCTTAGGCACACGACCACACAAATGCACAGATTGTGACATGGCATTTGTGACCAGCGGTGAGTTGGTGCGCCATCGTcgctacaaacacacacacgagaaGCCCTTCAAGTGCTCCATGTGCGACTATTGCAGTGTGGAGGTAAGTAATCACATTTCTGTTTAGTATCTCCCTAATCTAATTATCTCCCCTGTAGCCtaggagagttttttttttttttaaatgttcttttcttttcctagGTGAGTAAGTTGAAAAGGCACATCCGCTCTCATACAGGGGAGCGACCCTTCCAGTGCAGTCTGTGCAGCTACGCCAGCAGAGACACTTACAAGCTGAAgagacacatgaggacacattcAGGTAACACACTCGCAGCTTCTAGTGGTTGGAAAGATTCTCCAGTTTGAGAAGAGTCCCTCACTTACCAAACACCCTCCTCTCTGGtgcaggtgagaagccgtatgAGTGCTACATCTGCCACGCTCGCTTCACTCAGAGCGGCACCATGAAGATGCACatcctgcagaaacacacagagaacgTGGCGAAGTTCCACTGCCCACACTGTGATACTGTCATTGCACGCAAGAGTGACCTTGGTAAGTTATGTGTTGTGATTTGATGCTTGTAAGAGAAATTATTTCACATCATGTAAACCTCATAATATTGCCTTAAACTTGTTAGTCCTAGTTATCGGTGTGCCCTATGCAAATGTAATCATTATACAATAGTTCTACTGTGTGCAGAATTGGAAGAATCTGTATGTACTAAACTAGAAGGCCTCAGAATCTTTATCCCCATAAAACAGTCCTGTGTAGCGTTTATTTAAACTgatttcatgtctttctgtttctgttttcaggtGTTCACTTGAGGAAGCAGCACTCATTTCTCGAAACAGGAAAGAAATGCCGTTACTGTGATGCTGTGTTTCATGAGCGATATGCTCTCATCCAACACCAGAAGACCCACAAGAATGAGAAACGTTTCAAGTGCGATCAGTGTGACTATTGCTGCAGACAGGTACAGGGTTCAATGTTAATGGggggttttgttgtttgttttttcacttgtCCAGTCGAGCAAGAGGGTCAGAAATCTACTTGCCCAAAGTCAATTTTTACTGACCTGAtgcaaactgttttatttattagagGTTATCAAGTAACAACAAAGACTAAAGTTAATTGTCATGTCTaacttttttataaataaatgaaacagaacaaggacACAGAGTGTCAAAGATGCAAAGCAACAAACATCCTTGCATATCTAAAATGGTTTGACCCATCCCATTTATTTAACTGAACTCTCAATTCTGTTCCATTATTATTTATGGCAGTGAAAAACTACTGCTCTACTGATTCCTCTATTTGTCGGTGCTCACATAATCCTGAGGGATGTTTGTTTCATGCATCACACTACTAGCCTACTCAATTCTTGATTGGCCAACTGCATGTGCCAATATTCTCCAATACATGCAAGGGGAGGGGGCTACACTGTGTGCCAGAGAACGAGAACATATCgtaaaaaaatgataaacatttaCTAGCCCACTGTGGCATTTTACTTGCCCCGGGAAATTGGGCAAACCTTATTGTTGAACCACGCATGTGTTTGTCATGAGGAATATGTagaatatgtttattttaatgctAAATGAGTCCTTTCTCTGACCTGTTAACCTTGCAGGAACGCCACATGATAAtgcacaagcgcacacacacaggggagaaGCCGTTTGCCTGCAGCCAGTGTGAGAAAACATTTCGGCAGAAGCAGCTTCTGGACATGCACTTCAAGCGCTACCATGATCCCCACTTCGTGCCCACTGCCTTCGTCTGCAGCAAGTGCAGCAAGACTTTCACCCGCAGGGTAGGACTGAGCTCTGAGTTTTAGCTCGCCCATGAACTTATGACTCCTTCACACTGTAAAACAATAGTTGTCAGCAACTCATTACTGTCTGTGATCATTGCATATCTCCACAGAACACCATGCTGCGTCACTCTGAGAACTGCACGGGCGAAGAAGTTGGTGAAGAAAACGGATCTCCACCCAAAAAGAGTCGCCGtggcaggaagaggaagatgcagGCCAGGAAGGACGGTGATGACGACGATGACGACACAGGtattgttttgggtttttgtaAATTGGCAGGCAATATTTTTATTGCAAGCCTCGTATTCAGTATTTTGTTGTTAAACCATCAATTTGACATCAGAATAAGCAATTTCTTAAAAATGGGTTGTATTGCCAAGGACAGTTGTAAAGTTAAAATGATTAGTggtgtaatctcagtttattttcatgtactcaaaatgttcagaaatgtgtgtgtgtgtgtgtgtgggcgggacccacagacagacagacagacagactgacggACGAGGCAGGACTCCAAGCTTGCATTGCAGAgcacttttattttctcttttttcttggTTGACGTATTGGTATGTGTGTTTCTAAGCCAGGATGCACACAGTTGCTGCTGCTACTAGcagttattttctttcttgattaatctgccaGACACAGTTGTTTAGTCTAtgaattgtcagaaaatggtgaaaaagaaTCTGTTCCCCACAGCTCAAGAagatttattaaaatgtctttttgtctgaccaacagtccaaaactcaaagatatccagttaactgtcatgtatgacaatGAAAAGCAGAAACTTGTCATAGTTACACATACACTTTCTGCagatcgattaattgactaattgttgcatctgaacacacaacacatggcTTGACTAAAAAAACAAGAGGGAGACAACAGGCCTTTCTCCATCTGTGTTCTTATGAACTTTGTAAAAGCATCAGTCGCAACCCAAAAACTGTttgtggagctttgagttgagattattttgtcacattaaAGTCAGTAGTTGTGTTGAaggtgagctgctgctgtcagcgaGTACGCTGCTGTTCCAGTTGCAGAATGATCGTACCGTGTCCTCGGACATTTGTAATGTACTTGTACAAGTATGCAAGTCTGAACTTGGTGTACTTGGTATTGAGAAAGGCTTCATGTGTGTATAGCATCTCATTACCCTGCACATGAGGGGGCGTTTCGTCTTCAGGCAGGagtgcttgttttgtttgtctgcccCTGTggtatcattttttttaattttattatttttttaaagcattttttattgtttgtaataTTATGTCAAATTAATTCATATCTGCTGAAtgttccccttttttttttttttaatatgtagaAGGTGACCTGGACGAGgcagaagatgaagaggatCTGCTGGCTGAGATTGAGATGGAACAGGCCCCGCCAGTCGTCCCCATCCCAGCCCCTGTGGAGCCACCAATCAAGAGGAAACGTGGACGACCCCCAAAGAGCAAACCTGACAGTAAGTATCAGACTTCCGCACACTGGAGCAAATTTCATTCAAGTGTGGCAGAAACTTTTTAGTCTAGTCAGTGTTTGTGAGCCACACAAAGTGAGTAGCTGCTAATTGAGAATTATTCTGATAACTACTGAAAAATAAGGTTCAGACGGtcaggaaaaacaaagtcatgGAATTTTAAATTTGTGCTTTCCAGGCCTGGAAAAGGAAAAAGCTGAAAATTTTAAAAGGTTTTGGAAGaataatggaaaataatttcatattttaatggTTTGATGGATATCTGTTTTTAACAGgacctgtgtttttctttgttttgtttttttaatcatgcaACATTAATCACCTATGCAGACATATAATCACCTATGAACACAGGTGTAGGATGCAGCTATACATTGTCTTGACATCCATTACACATAAACGCGGGGTACACAAACCATATTTGCCATAGCTTTGAAAAACTATAAGATATTGAGCATTTTGGAGCATGAGGGAGGCAGTGAACATGTGAGTTCACCACAAAATGTGTTAACATTGCGGGTCTGATACACACTGAAAGTTAAAGAAGTGAGTCTTCAATTAAGTGATGATGAGCCATGTTATTGATTATTTCTTGGTTTCAGGGTTCAGTTATGTGTTATGAAATGTTCCTCTGTCTCTTGCACGTGTGCACAAGCACTTTTTCTTCCTAttgcaaatgtatgcaaaattatgtaaaataatcaCTTTGATTTGTTCCACTGTTGTGCTCGACATCGGACAAAAttcaaatgtgaaataaaacctTGAGCACTTGTTTTTATAGTTTGTAACGGTAATTTGCTTTAATTTAATGACATGATAACATTACACTACCACTGATAATCGAAAACTGATATACGCTATCTGCTTTATATAAAGGCACTAGGGAATTATTGTGACTAATTTATTATACAGACTGTTTATGTACGCACAAAAATCATGTGTCAATCATCAATGTTTGGGCATGAAACTGGTTTAAAGTCCGCCAAAGCCAAAATACGAATGAACCCTGTACATTAGCAAGAATGTGAAACCAccagtgtttccttttttttaaaccatttaaaacaTTTGGAAAAGTATATCAATAAGTTCTGGTACCAGACACTGACCTGAAACTCTCAACAGCGGCTGCTATCATCCGCGTGGAGGACGAGGCCACTGGAGAGGTGGATGACATCATCGTGAAGAAGGAGGTTGGAGCCGATCAAGATGATCAGGAGGATGAGTCCGCCGAGGAGGTGGTGGTCGGCGGAGGGAAGTCGACCATCCAGCTGGAGGAGTTGTCCCAGGGAGAGGAGATGGCACAGGGGGCGCAGCTGTCCGATCCCCCACCTAATGGAGACCTCACCCCCGAGATGATCCTTAGCATGATGGACCGGTGATGGACGCGAGGGCCGactctgtaaacacacaccagaCCCTCGCTCACATCTTCATTTAATTATTGGCATTtagggttttaaaaaaaaaaaacacccacaaaaaaaacatgcatcctgcacagaaacaaacatcacTGTTGTAATTTAAGATTTGCTTTTTAATCATGTATTGATGATGAAGTCTTGGatgagtgaaaacatttttaacaaggATTTACCTTCcaaacaaaatgaatttcagtaCATTTCTGAGTTTGGAGCGGCTGTAATTGACGGCAGCATCTTTAGCCTTCTCATTGTTGCCTTTTTAATGTTTAGTAGCTCCGTTCTGTAGACGACAACTACACAATATTAATGATACAAAATATTATCTGGCAACACTTAAAATAATGTTATTACAGTCGTAAATTACTTTCCCTAAATTtagactgagtgtgtgtgtgtgtgtgtgcatctgggtgtatttttatgttacatAGTTGTTAGTAAATTATCGATCTTGTCATTGGGTTAAACTTGTACGTCCATAGTAAAGCACTCAGATTGTGAGCGGTGCTttaccccttttttttttcgctATATTTCAATCAATGTACAATATCCTCACTGAAGAGCTTTGTTTACATCTCAGTTTGGACAAAAACTGCTTTCCAGAAAAATTGAGATCatagagcagcagcagatgcaaaaaaaaaagaaaatggacagTCTAATTGAGAGTCATATATTATTGAGAGTCGTAAAATGTCTCTGTCCAAAGACAAACAAAGGGGCAACTTTTGAGGAGGATGAAGATATTGACATTAATTACAGCCAAGACacaaaaatcttttaatatttttagttttgggTTTCTTTGCTGTGGTTAGTAAATCCCCTTTTTAAGCATATTCTAGTTTTTAAATGCTTCTAGACTGCTTACCTTTTTTTTATGCTCCTTTTACTGTAACACCCCCCCTAGATGATGCATATGTAAGAAACATTGTCAATTGATTATGTGCAAGGAAAGAACGTTGTTTTGCTCCCTTGTGTAGCCATTCCACgttgggttgtttttttccttttttgtacCATTGGCAATGCAATGCTACGTAGCAGCttgaatgacatttttataactGTGTGGCAGATGAGAACAGATGTATGACTGTACAACCAATAAAAAAGTAGACATTGGAGATTGATGGTTAAGGTTTCTGCAGTTGTAGTAATCTCACGGGATAATTTaatcatgaatatttaaaattaaagtcTGGTTTGGTTGGGCAGCTAATGCATTTTAgttgcaacaacaacaaaaaaagattgCTTATCATTGTTTTATCAAAATTGGCTGAGAAACTCCTGAATGCTGACACAGAAATGCTGGTGTATTTTGcttgcaaatatattttattaaacagATGACTTGATATTAAGATCTTCACTCATTTTTATGTTAAGTGACTACAGGCCTTTTGATTTTATGAACTGTGAAGCATTTGCCCAAAGATGAGTGAATTCGGAGCCACAACATGAAGGGCTGATGATAAATGCATTTGGATGTCTTGACTATTATTCACACTATGTTCTAAGTTTAcaacatgttgtatttttagcCTGTGAGTCAATTTATTCTCATTCTGTTTGAACTGATTTTAGTTTAAATTGTTTCACAGGAGGGTGTTTGGTCCTGATGCAGCTGTTGCAATCACAGTATGCATCTCTTCTATATCACCATGAgttgtgatgtttgtttgttttgctgctctCCATagacacaaaatacaaatcAAACCTCACAGCCTCCACTATAAGaactgaaagtggaaaaaaatagatGTCAGGCACCATAtatgatggatttctttcaGTTAACAGCAGGATCATCGTTCTGCTGTTGATGCACATTGGTTGATagtgtaatatactgtatttcatttacAAATACCAAATAACTAGAATTAACAGAAAATTGACAACCatttaataatgaaatattaagtcatttttaagcaaaatgccaaaaaaagactagttccagcttttcaaatgtgaatctTTGCTGGTTTTTAAGTATTCAATGatagtaaaataaatatctttgggttttggactgttggtctgtGTCAAAACAAGCTTTTCAATATGTCAATTTgagatttattcttttttttttttttttttttacaatattctgatattttagagtgattaatcaactaatcaagaaaataagcaGCAGACTACTTGATATAGGCTAGAATATAATCATCAGTTTGCAGCCCTGCTGATGTCAACAAGCAATAGTATGATGCAAAAATAATGAGCAGTTTATTAGCATGTGACATGTCACATGAACTCTTGTCATGTGAAGGGGAGCTTGTGGGAGCTAATTAACAAGGCCTCAACTGGTAGTCTGTTACACTTTTCATAACTCTGTTTTCTATTCTTTCAGTGCTGTTCTTTATCACTAAATAAACATTACATGGTTGCAGTATATTCAAATGTGAAGCGGGAGAGAGGCAATCTGATTTAAAGTACTAAAATTAAGGAAATATTTCTGACTTTCTTATTTCTAATTCCCACACAATCTGTCGGCCAGTTTACAGCATTTTTCACACTAGTATTGCAGATTTAAATTACGATTATATTTGCATAGTATCTGTACTTTTGTGGATTGGATAATCCCTGTACGGAAACTCACTATAGTGTGTTTAACATGTAAATTTAATGCGAAAGCCAACAGAAATGCAACGTGTTATGTGCTACACAGCTTAACTTGAGGATGCATACAATACTTAAGTGAATTTATAACTTCAGTTTGCTCTCTATTGTCTCCTTTTTAGTTTACTTGTCTCTCAACAAGAGCTACCACTACAGGCTCCATGTTTGTTGTTCAGTCTGATGCAACAGAAAGTTTGAGTCTGGTGGTTTCTGAGGTTTGGGAACCTCCTAGTCACAAATCGCTGTGAAGTTAAATTAAGCTAGTTGTAGTAGCTGTAAACGATCACCGCAGCAAGAAACGGTCCGTCATAAATTGATAGTAAGCTTTTTAACGTCCTGAAAATAGAGATAACGGCAGATTTTTTTACTCGCACTACGTTGTTACCTCCGGACAAAACGTTGCATTTATTCAACCATCGGAAGTAACGTTTCTTTCCAGCCGTTAATGTTGCCTTCACTGCTGTAACGTTAAACGCACAGTTTAGTTTCTAACGGCAGAAGACAGTTATTAAACTAGCTAAACTAATTTGGAAGATTAATAGCTGAACTTTCACTTTTGCCAGCTGCGACCGACGTCCTGTTTTGTAGGAAATTTGTAGGAAAAGCGCCACATGCTTCCCATCCCGccgcccccctcctcctcttcctccccggCTTGGTCAAACTTGGACAAACCGGGGCTGCTGCACCTGATAAGACTTAACCACTAAAACGTAACCTACACGTTGTACTGGGCACCCTTGGGTGACTGCTACTGTTGTAGGAGACGTCGAtactttttctccttcctcccttTCGGAAACATCATGCCTGTTTTTTTCCGTTGGATACCGCGGCGTCGCCAGCGCAGCAAAGGAAGCAACGGAGAAAACAGTGACAGACTGAGGGACATCCTTGTTGCCACAGCAACTAGCGGAGACATGGTTTCCGGTTGGATGGGcaatgtttcaaaataaaagtagcCACTTTAAaatccccctcc includes these proteins:
- the LOC122980357 gene encoding transcriptional repressor CTCF-like; translation: MEGEVVSMETAQAAALAPEGKVLPEGGEALIQGAAIAPQGEVAGNMEMMVMDALDPTLLQMKTEVLEGGGTVTVTGGEEGQIITLQVVNMEEQAGAALGLGQLQLVQVPVTTATVEGFQATYVDASAANKEADPVICHTLPLPEGFQVVKVGANGEVETVEQEELQAAHDELQGTRGEGEEEEEAAEQEPSEPQQEDPDWHKDSDYQPITAIRKGKKGKKSRLRYAEGDRDMDVSVYDFEEEQQEGLLSEVNAEKVVGNMKPPKPTKIKKKGVKKTFQCELCSYTCPRRSNLDRHMKSHTDERPHKCHLCGRAFRTVTLLRNHLNTHTGTRPHKCTDCDMAFVTSGELVRHRRYKHTHEKPFKCSMCDYCSVEVSKLKRHIRSHTGERPFQCSLCSYASRDTYKLKRHMRTHSGEKPYECYICHARFTQSGTMKMHILQKHTENVAKFHCPHCDTVIARKSDLGVHLRKQHSFLETGKKCRYCDAVFHERYALIQHQKTHKNEKRFKCDQCDYCCRQERHMIMHKRTHTGEKPFACSQCEKTFRQKQLLDMHFKRYHDPHFVPTAFVCSKCSKTFTRRNTMLRHSENCTGEEVGEENGSPPKKSRRGRKRKMQARKDGDDDDDDTEGDLDEAEDEEDLLAEIEMEQAPPVVPIPAPVEPPIKRKRGRPPKSKPDTAAIIRVEDEATGEVDDIIVKKEVGADQDDQEDESAEEVVVGGGKSTIQLEELSQGEEMAQGAQLSDPPPNGDLTPEMILSMMDR